AGAACATGAAGTACTCGATAAACCATTGGTAAGATGATAAGTTTGACAACCATGTGTAATCAACTTAGGTGTTGCAGTGTATAAAACACCTGCATGAAGAGAAGTCCCTAGAGAAATACGAACTTCAAACCAGCCTGCAGTGCGACGTCTTACAAGGGTGAATTAACCTTACGAAGCTTGCAATCATTTATTCAACCGGCCATATTTGATTCGGAGATAGAGGCAGTGGGGGTAccaatttctttctcttccctGCCTTCCGCTGCCTTTAAAATGAAAGATGGCAGACAAGATTTTCGCTAAGAAattactgagcactcgctcgccaaaataaCGCTTGCTCCGCAGGTTAACTTCAACCGTCTTCATTGTGAATGTGTTCCAATGGGATCCAGTCTTTTGTGCGATCAAGGAACTTTCACGATACAAATGTACGTATGGTGACCTGCTCCAGCGTTTTCTATACAAGTTATTGAGATCTACCGGCAATGTGTGAAACATCTcagattaaataaaaataaacaaaattaataatgtGAGTGGAAACTGTGAAAGCTACTTTTAGCAATGACTGGCCGGGGAACTTAAGATCAGCGCTGGTATTTGGCCATTGGATACATCTGATCCGTTGTTATCTTTGGATGATTTCGCAAACGTTACAGTGATACCTGCACATGAAATACTCGGCATACCATCTGTATGAGCATGCGTTTGATGACCATTTGTGGTTAATTGTGATGTTGCTGTGTATAATACACCTGCACGAAGAGAAATGCCCTGAGAAAAACGAACTTCAAACGTTTTTACTGAGGATGTGGTGTAGTAGGATCCAGTCTTTTCTTCGATCAAGGAGCTTCCACGATATAATCGAACGGTAGCCTGGAAAGTGGTTGAACCTCGGTCCACTCCCCACAGACGGTATCCCAGCAGTGTGACGTCACTACTTGTTTGGAAATCGACTGCGTCGATGTTGCCAGGACTGTGGTTCCAGCCTCTGCCTGGACTTTCGGATCTGCTGCGCCAGCAGTCGTAATCTATTGAAAAAGAAGTTGATATGGCTTTAAACGAAAATGATAGGAATGATTCTATAGATCGCTAAATGATTGTAGGTTTTTTACTTCTGAACTACCCAACAGCTCAGGTGTTCATGTAGAGATAGTTGGTTCATAACCATTTTGACaagaagagatgaaaaaaaatattggtcGAGTCTATTACATCCACCGGTCGTACATGGTAACTGAACcaagtggagtgcaatttgaataggtaacaacatgatttcgagtgcaggTTGGTGTTAATGAAAGATTTACAAGTgctaataatgtacatgaaccAATTAcgcacttctgattggctgaaaacgagtgcattctcgtgtaacacgagtgcaaattacaaatagcgcgcgcacgCTTGCAAAATTTCATCTATcatgactttctgtgatgttttctCATCTACATTATTTACaagatttctcttgcaatttggtgttaaaaataagcacgagtaaattttttaaagactacaaACTCCACTTGCCCCACGGGCTCGTACAATTTtgctgtctttgaaaaatttatccgCGCTTATTTACTTCAAATCGCATTAggaatcatgttattacctatacttattATACCAAATTGCAATAGAAAACATGTTACTTCTTGTTGATAAATTACATAAAAATTGGCACTTGTATTACAACTTTGCATTCGTGTAACataaaaaatgcactcgtttaCAGGCAATCAGACGCGcctaattttttcatgaatattagGTCTGAAATAACACGCGTGATTttaaaatcgaacgagcgcgcagcgctACTTTTCTTTCCTCATTAGTCTAGTATTAAAGGAATTCCGAAGGGTTTTCAAGGGTAACGTTCCCATTATTCAAAGAATGCCTAAACACCGAGAGTAATGCTTAAAGTAAGCATATAAACAAAAACCTCCAAGATCTTTGGGCGGTTGCTGCTGCACTACCACGTTCATGGAGGATTTCTTTGAACCCAGACTGTTTGTTGCCTCACATTCATACAATCCACTGTCAACAGGGCAAATATTATTTATCACGAGGCTTCCATTACTTATGACAGTCTTTCCAGTTGGTAAAGACAGCCCAGATCTGCGCCAACTTATGGTAGGAGGTGGAAACCCTTCAGCTTGACAAGCTTGTTGGAAGGTAGAACTCTCCTTTGGTGTTGCAAGAGATGGAGGTACAACGGTGAAAATAGGAAGACCTGTATCAAGCCAGCAGAGCATGATTGAAATATgagtgaaagagaaaaattaactaACGTTCTTTCCTGTTGTAATACGACCCTACTGATCCAGGAAGTATACTGTGCCGTATTGCCGTAATGTTGTAATGGCAGGGTATTTTATCTCGACAAAATTCTCAGTGGTTGGTTTAGGTATCTATGGGGTGGTTCAAATCAGCTTTGGCTTGGAAATGACAATATAAGAGCCATTCCattgtaaaatgaaaataatgccTTCTAATCAGTTTCAGCGAATTTTGTCCTCACCTCGAACACTTAAATTTCCATAACTTTCGTGTGATCCAAGGACATTTGTGGCGACACAATAGTATTGTCCGGCATCACTGTACTTTAAACGTTTAATTGTCAATTCCCCATCTTTAATCAAGTGTTCTGATCCAGAGACAAGCTTCGCACTCTTGAATCTCCATTCGACTTGAGGACGTGGGTTCCCAGAAACTGTGCAGTAAAACGTTGCATTTCTTCCTTCATCTCGAGTCTGTTCAGCAGGTGATGTCGTGACTTTTGGGGCAGATATTGACTCTCCGGGTCTACCGGGCGGTCCTGGCATGCCTTTCGGGCCTTGCTCTCCCCGGTCCCCTTTCACTCCTTTTGGTCCGACAGGTCCAGTCATCCCCGGTTTTCCATGCCTACCTGGTGGACCCATATTACCTTGTAGTCCTCTTTTCCCTTGTGTTCCCCTCCTGCCACGTTTCCCTTTCGCACCTTGGACGCCAGGGCTTCCGGGGGGGCCTGCTGGACAGACTTTTTCGGTTGACTTGCAATACTTTGTGGGAATGAGCTGTTCAAGGTGCTTGGCGATTTCATTGCGTACGTCATCAATTGtgataacatttgaaacatGCCTGCGAGTCCTTGTGGCCTTGGTAATTTTGTCCCGCCCGCTTTCACcttaaagaaatgaatttacCTCCTATTTATATTGAACTGATATTTGATTTAGCGTGCAGATGACAATATTATCATTACAAAATCAGATGAGTCCACCAGGCTACTATATTGTCAAATGTTACGCACAGTTAGTAACTGTGCGTAACATTTCTGAATAGGACTTACTGAGGGATACTGcaaaaaaatcaatagaatTATGTGTGAACtaaaagacaaaaacagaaatgaaagaagTCCTTGGAATCAAATACAGATAGATATAAACAGTGgattaactgaatgaaaataaatgaattatcatgatttaattttggaaatattaCGCAGTCTATTTGCTGCCAACTAACTACAGATAGCATGAATTCGATCCTCATAAACTCAGCCACTGTTCGACTTGATTTATCGGTTAAAACTTAGTCATGACTACAGCTGTCAAGAACACTTCAACTTATAAATCAAAGCAAACATTGATGACCTCGGCCTCAAGCCGACGAAAGCACCTTTGTAATATCTGTTTATACGTCCTGTggatacaacaacaacaacaacaacaacagcatttatttaaacacgataaaaaattcagcaaaagctgatgtggtcgtgtacggacaataaaactaaattcctaactaaatccaataaaactaaattcctaactaattataagaagactagtgtaagatttctacatattttcaacaataaaaattctacatagtacatcattataacatacgtggcttaaaaatacacttaagtgactttttaaaagcgtcaacgtcttgaattgatctcatttgattttccagagcGTTCCACCGAGTAATTGACTTGTATGAGCATGATTTCTTGACCATATCGGTCTTAGGTCTAGGtaacttaaatgtcattttcctcctGAAGTCGTAGCTACTGATGAAGAGCTGCTGACACTTTCGAGCTGACAGGAAAATGAAGTGAAGCCAATGCTCATGCTGAGCTATTTAAAGCATTTTGCAGACGAAAACCAACAACAGTTGACTGTATGTTGCGCTCAAGTTACGCGACAAGTTATATGATAACACAGTTCATGGCTCGATTGCCCAACTACGCTACTGCGTTCTCTCATTAAGGTTGCATGCAAGTTTGCATCAGCCATATGGAAAATATAAAGTT
The sequence above is a segment of the Pocillopora verrucosa isolate sample1 chromosome 5, ASM3666991v2, whole genome shotgun sequence genome. Coding sequences within it:
- the LOC131768542 gene encoding uncharacterized protein, encoding MESNSKSSKAYRTRDLFPSVKPSYLSLNLVFVCIILLLRNESTNYRLLALEKQIKVLSTKQSCAESGSYANRNEMSVKPQLDPDQIFARRIKTPVAKKLDYPSGESGRDKITKATRTRRHVSNVITIDDVRNEIAKHLEQLIPTKYCKSTEKVCPAGPPGSPGVQGAKGKRGRRGTQGKRGLQGNMGPPGRHGKPGMTGPVGPKGVKGDRGEQGPKGMPGPPGRPGESISAPKVTTSPAEQTRDEGRNATFYCTVSGNPRPQVEWRFKSAKLVSGSEHLIKDGELTIKRLKYSDAGQYYCVATNVLGSHESYGNLSVRGLPIFTVVPPSLATPKESSTFQQACQAEGFPPPTISWRRSGLSLPTGKTVISNGSLVINNICPVDSGLYECEATNSLGSKKSSMNVVVQQQPPKDLGDYDCWRSRSESPGRGWNHSPGNIDAVDFQTSSDVTLLGYRLWGVDRGSTTFQATVRLYRGSSLIEEKTGSYYTTSSVKTFEVRFSQGISLRAGVLYTATSQLTTNGHQTHAHTDGMPSISCAGITVTFAKSSKDNNGSDVSNGQIPALILSSPASHC